A genome region from Clostridium pasteurianum includes the following:
- a CDS encoding CBS domain-containing protein, with product MNIAFFLTPKNEVIYEKITSTMRQALERMEYHRYTAIPILDDNGRYVGTLTEGDLLWKLKNTPELDFQNTNKILIENIPRHMNNKPVRIDSDIEDLLSKSVSQNFVPVVDDNEVFIGMIKRSDIMNYCYSKIFKKNEKEA from the coding sequence ATGAATATAGCATTTTTTTTGACACCCAAGAATGAGGTTATATATGAAAAAATAACTTCTACTATGAGACAAGCACTCGAGAGGATGGAATATCATAGATATACAGCTATTCCGATATTAGATGATAATGGGAGATATGTAGGAACATTAACAGAAGGGGATTTGCTCTGGAAGCTAAAGAATACGCCAGAACTTGATTTTCAAAATACCAATAAAATTTTAATTGAAAATATACCTAGGCACATGAATAATAAACCGGTACGTATAGATTCAGATATAGAGGATCTTTTATCAAAATCAGTAAGTCAAAATTTTGTTCCAGTAGTTGATGATAATGAGGTTTTTATTGGTATGATTAAGAGAAGTGACATTATGAATTATTGCTACTCTAAAATATTTAAAAAGAATGAAAAAGAAGCCTAA
- the tnpA gene encoding IS200/IS605 family transposase, translated as MKDTNSLSHTTWNCKYHIVFAPKYRRQIIYGKIKNNIGKIIRKLCEWKGVQIIEAEACPDHIHMLVEIPPKISVSSFMGYLKGKSSLMIFDQHANLKYKYGNREFWCRGYYVDTVGKNKKKIQEYIKNQLQEDLAYEQMSIKELVDPFTGESVKKKK; from the coding sequence ATGAAAGACACAAATAGTTTATCTCATACGACATGGAATTGCAAGTATCACATAGTGTTTGCACCTAAATATAGGAGACAAATAATATACGGTAAAATAAAAAACAATATAGGAAAAATAATAAGAAAGTTATGTGAATGGAAGGGCGTGCAAATAATAGAAGCAGAAGCTTGTCCAGATCATATACACATGCTAGTAGAAATACCACCTAAAATAAGTGTATCAAGTTTCATGGGATATTTGAAAGGTAAAAGTAGTTTAATGATATTTGATCAGCATGCAAACTTGAAGTACAAATATGGAAACAGGGAGTTTTGGTGTAGAGGATACTATGTTGATACAGTTGGGAAAAACAAAAAGAAAATACAGGAGTATATAAAAAATCAATTGCAAGAGGATTTGGCATATGAACAGATGAGTATAAAAGAACTTGTTGATCCGTTCACCGGTGAATCAGTAAAGAAGAAAAAATAA